A stretch of the Filimonas lacunae genome encodes the following:
- a CDS encoding exonuclease domain-containing protein, with the protein MYAIVDIETTGSHAADNGITEIAIVLHDGEKIEGRFSTLVNPLVAIPPYVVSLTGITNNMVATAPLFKDIAPNVHRLLQGRIFVAHNVNFDYSFIRHHLQAVGLHWQARKLCTLRLARAAFPGLPKYGLGHICRSLDIPVTDRHRATGDADATTILLEKIMVKGGEKLIKEFLKKEAKEQILPPNLPQDHVKSLPNTPGVYYFHDSKGTVIYVGKAKMLRKRVVSHFTGLDTGKKRQSFLRDIYSITFKETPTELTASILESVEIKRLWPVHNVSQKNAEKLFGIYLFEDGRGYLRLAIDKKRKLLEPLVSFNILSDAHRYLWKLVKDFQLDAACCFLDKSVKEISLTETPAEYNAKVQKAVLQMQEEKGTYAIIETCDTGNDVSCILVEKGRFFGMGLLPEKANPFEIEHIRGHMTPYPENEVLKNMLRSYSEKYPSRVLQLGA; encoded by the coding sequence ATGTATGCAATAGTGGATATAGAAACAACCGGCAGTCACGCAGCAGATAATGGCATTACAGAAATTGCCATTGTACTGCACGACGGCGAGAAAATAGAAGGCCGGTTTAGCACGTTGGTGAACCCACTGGTTGCCATACCCCCGTATGTGGTTAGCCTTACTGGCATTACCAATAACATGGTAGCCACGGCGCCTTTATTCAAAGACATTGCACCCAACGTACATCGCTTATTGCAGGGACGCATATTTGTAGCGCACAACGTAAACTTCGATTATTCTTTTATCCGGCATCATTTACAGGCAGTAGGTTTGCACTGGCAGGCACGTAAACTGTGTACGCTACGCCTGGCAAGGGCGGCCTTTCCCGGTTTGCCTAAATACGGACTGGGGCATATTTGCCGCTCGCTGGACATACCGGTTACCGACAGGCACCGCGCTACTGGTGATGCCGATGCTACTACTATTTTGCTGGAAAAAATAATGGTAAAAGGGGGGGAGAAGCTGATAAAAGAGTTTTTGAAAAAGGAAGCCAAAGAGCAGATTTTACCTCCCAACCTGCCACAGGATCATGTAAAAAGTCTTCCCAACACACCAGGGGTATATTACTTCCACGACAGCAAAGGCACTGTTATCTATGTGGGGAAAGCCAAAATGTTGCGCAAAAGGGTAGTAAGTCATTTTACCGGATTGGATACCGGTAAAAAGCGCCAGAGCTTTTTGCGTGATATCTACAGCATTACGTTTAAAGAAACGCCCACCGAGCTCACCGCTTCTATATTGGAAAGTGTGGAAATAAAAAGGTTGTGGCCTGTTCACAACGTAAGTCAGAAGAATGCAGAAAAGCTGTTTGGCATCTACCTGTTTGAAGATGGCAGGGGCTACCTGCGCCTGGCTATAGATAAAAAGCGCAAGCTGCTGGAACCACTGGTGTCGTTTAACATACTCAGCGATGCCCACCGATATTTATGGAAGCTGGTAAAAGATTTTCAGCTGGATGCCGCCTGCTGTTTCCTCGATAAATCGGTAAAAGAAATCTCTCTTACCGAAACGCCGGCTGAATACAATGCCAAAGTGCAAAAAGCAGTGCTGCAAATGCAGGAAGAAAAAGGAACCTATGCTATTATCGAAACCTGCGACACGGGTAATGATGTATCCTGTATTTTGGTAGAAAAAGGCCGTTTCTTTGGTATGGGCCTGCTACCCGAAAAGGCAAACCCTTTTGAAATAGAACATATCCGCGGGCATATGACACCTTACCCAGAGAATGAGGTGTTGAAAAATATGTTGCGTAGTTATTCCGAAAAATACCCTTCGCGGGTGTTGCAACTGGGGGCGTAA
- a CDS encoding NUDIX hydrolase: MSDTALNWKTLSSEYVYKDNWLTARKDKCETPDGKIIEDYYVLEYTDWATALPITEDGKIILVKQYRHALGETSIELPGGCIDDTDATIEDGIRRELLEETGYAFEKVHYLGRTSANPSTNANLMHTFVATGGKKVQDQHLDANEQIEIMEVSWEEFLQLVDEKRIVQSMHMTAIFYALRYLDKIKFV; the protein is encoded by the coding sequence ATGAGCGACACGGCATTAAACTGGAAAACGCTTTCATCAGAGTACGTATATAAAGACAACTGGCTTACTGCCCGTAAGGATAAATGCGAAACCCCGGATGGTAAAATTATAGAAGATTATTACGTACTGGAGTATACCGATTGGGCCACTGCTTTACCGATTACCGAAGACGGTAAAATAATACTGGTAAAACAATACAGGCATGCCCTGGGTGAAACCAGTATTGAGTTGCCCGGTGGCTGTATTGACGACACGGATGCTACTATTGAAGATGGTATCCGCCGTGAGTTACTGGAAGAAACCGGTTATGCTTTTGAAAAAGTGCATTACCTGGGCCGCACTTCTGCTAACCCTTCTACCAATGCAAACCTGATGCACACATTTGTGGCAACAGGCGGTAAAAAGGTGCAGGATCAGCATCTGGATGCGAATGAGCAAATTGAAATAATGGAAGTAAGCTGGGAAGAGTTTTTGCAGTTAGTAGATGAAAAGCGTATTGTGCAAAGCATGCACATGACCGCTATTTTCTACGCTTTACGCTACCTGGACAAAATAAAGTTTGTATAG
- a CDS encoding YfiT family bacillithiol transferase → MEDLRYPIGKFAPQPFSQAQKESWLLDLKFLPNELEAAILNLDEGQLNTPYREGGWTVVQVVHHVADSHINAYTRFKLALTEDNPVIKPYKEGEWAKLDDVQAVPINVSITLLYALHQRWVATLKNLDDHAWERTVFHPEQKAAISLWQLLGSYAWHGKHHVAHITALRSRMNW, encoded by the coding sequence ATGGAAGATCTTCGTTATCCCATCGGAAAGTTTGCACCTCAACCATTTTCGCAGGCACAAAAAGAAAGCTGGTTGCTGGATCTGAAGTTTTTACCGAACGAATTGGAAGCCGCCATTCTTAATCTGGATGAAGGCCAGTTGAATACCCCCTATCGCGAAGGGGGATGGACGGTAGTACAGGTAGTACACCACGTGGCCGACAGTCATATCAATGCATATACCCGTTTTAAACTGGCGCTTACAGAAGATAACCCGGTGATAAAACCATATAAGGAGGGAGAATGGGCTAAACTGGATGATGTGCAGGCTGTGCCAATTAATGTGTCCATTACATTACTTTATGCCCTGCATCAGCGTTGGGTAGCTACGTTGAAAAACCTGGACGACCATGCATGGGAGCGTACTGTTTTTCATCCGGAGCAAAAGGCCGCTATCAGCCTGTGGCAGCTACTGGGCTCTTACGCGTGGCATGGTAAACACCATGTGGCCCATATCACCGCATTACGTAGCCGTATGAACTGGTAA
- a CDS encoding CAP domain-containing protein produces the protein MKKYLGFMQLLVLALVITTSAACQQKKITTTSSVANYNRDGVSLDGMTSDILVLVNKHRKSIGKPALQMLDAASTQAAIHSRNMAQKKVAFSHDGFETRFKNIKNQVPGNFSGAAENVAYGEMTADEVVDGWLHSPGHKKNIEGDYNLTGIGVSKAKDGTVFYTQIFLRK, from the coding sequence ATGAAAAAGTATCTTGGATTTATGCAATTACTGGTGCTGGCACTGGTAATTACTACATCTGCTGCCTGTCAGCAAAAAAAAATAACCACCACTTCTTCTGTTGCCAATTACAACAGGGATGGGGTGAGTCTGGATGGAATGACAAGCGACATTCTGGTGCTGGTAAACAAACATCGTAAAAGCATAGGCAAACCCGCTTTGCAAATGCTGGATGCAGCTTCTACCCAGGCGGCTATTCACAGCCGTAACATGGCGCAGAAAAAGGTGGCTTTTAGCCACGATGGTTTCGAAACCCGCTTTAAAAACATTAAAAATCAGGTACCCGGCAATTTCAGCGGTGCAGCAGAAAACGTTGCCTATGGCGAAATGACGGCCGATGAGGTGGTTGATGGCTGGTTGCACAGTCCCGGGCACAAGAAAAATATCGAAGGAGATTACAATCTCACCGGTATTGGTGTTTCCAAAGCAAAAGACGGAACTGTGTTTTATACGCAGATATTCCTTCGCAAATAA
- a CDS encoding TCR/Tet family MFS transporter — protein MRTKKEAALGFIFITLLIDVIGLGIIIPVLPALIKNMINGDLSVASEYNGWLTFAYAAMQFLCAPLLGNLSDRYGRRPVLLFSLFGFGIDYLFLAFAPSIAWLFVGRVIAGITGASFTTATAYIADISAPEKRAQNFGMVGAAFGLGFIIGPTLGGVLGHIGIKVPFYAAAALSLLNWLYGYFILPESLASENRRPFSWKRANPIGSLLLLKKYPTIAGLTSSLVLIYVASHAVQSTWTYYNMLKFGWNEAWIGYSLGFVGLMVALVQGGLIRLVIPKIGQHKSVYTGLLLYALGFTLFAFATKGWMMFAFMVPYALGGIFGPSIQGLISGEVPPNEQGELQGALTSLISATAIVGPPMMSSLFAWFTSKNAPVQFPGAPFLAGAVLTLISTFLAIRSFRKTQKPV, from the coding sequence ATGCGCACAAAAAAAGAAGCAGCTCTGGGGTTTATTTTTATTACGTTACTGATTGATGTGATTGGTTTGGGCATTATTATTCCGGTGTTACCTGCCCTTATAAAAAACATGATCAACGGCGATTTAAGTGTTGCCAGTGAATATAATGGCTGGCTCACATTTGCCTATGCCGCTATGCAGTTTTTATGTGCACCATTACTGGGCAATTTGAGTGACCGTTATGGAAGAAGACCTGTTTTACTGTTTTCGCTGTTTGGATTTGGGATAGATTACCTGTTTCTGGCCTTTGCCCCTTCTATTGCCTGGTTGTTTGTGGGCAGGGTGATTGCCGGCATTACCGGCGCCAGTTTTACCACCGCAACCGCCTATATTGCAGATATCAGCGCACCGGAAAAACGAGCGCAGAATTTTGGAATGGTAGGCGCAGCGTTTGGACTGGGCTTTATTATCGGCCCTACTTTGGGTGGTGTATTAGGGCATATAGGTATTAAAGTACCATTTTATGCAGCAGCCGCCCTTAGTTTGCTTAACTGGTTATATGGCTATTTTATATTACCCGAATCACTGGCTTCCGAAAACCGTCGACCGTTCAGCTGGAAAAGAGCTAACCCTATTGGCTCGTTGCTGCTGCTGAAAAAATATCCTACTATTGCCGGTTTAACTTCTTCCCTGGTGCTGATATATGTGGCTTCGCATGCTGTGCAAAGCACCTGGACCTATTACAACATGCTTAAATTTGGCTGGAACGAAGCCTGGATAGGTTATTCACTAGGCTTTGTAGGCCTAATGGTGGCATTGGTGCAGGGCGGTTTAATACGTCTGGTGATACCTAAAATAGGGCAACATAAAAGCGTGTACACCGGCTTACTGCTATACGCCCTGGGTTTTACCTTATTTGCATTTGCCACTAAGGGCTGGATGATGTTTGCCTTTATGGTGCCTTATGCACTGGGCGGCATATTCGGCCCTTCTATACAGGGATTGATTTCCGGCGAGGTACCGCCCAACGAACAGGGCGAGCTGCAAGGCGCTTTAACCAGCCTTATAAGTGCTACTGCTATTGTAGGCCCGCCTATGATGTCGAGCCTGTTTGCCTGGTTTACTTCTAAGAATGCACCAGTGCAGTTTCCCGGAGCGCCGTTTTTAGCAGGCGCGGTTTTAACATTGATCAGCACTTTCCTGGCAATAAGAAGTTTCAGAAAAACACAGAAACCTGTTTAA
- a CDS encoding ABC transporter ATP-binding protein, which translates to MQQVIISVKELTKKYGSFEAVKGISFDVYEGEIFGLLGPNGAGKSTTLEIIETLRTKTGGQVTVDGFNLDHSPNDIKKIIGVQLQTSGYYPGLNLTELITLFAGLYNRTINPLELLDRVNLRDKAKNKFKELSGGQKQRFSIATTLINEPKIIFLDEPTTGLDPQARRNLWELIREIRQKGTTVIITTHYMDEAEILCDRVAIVDSGKIIALNTPDQLIDELVATGFERPKEVKKANLEDVFIHMTGKELRGE; encoded by the coding sequence ATGCAGCAAGTTATTATTTCGGTAAAAGAACTGACCAAAAAATACGGTAGTTTTGAGGCAGTAAAGGGAATTAGTTTTGACGTATATGAAGGTGAAATCTTTGGTTTGCTGGGCCCCAACGGAGCCGGCAAAAGCACCACGCTGGAAATAATAGAAACGCTACGCACTAAAACCGGAGGCCAGGTAACTGTAGATGGTTTTAACCTGGACCATTCTCCCAACGACATTAAGAAAATTATAGGTGTTCAGCTGCAAACCTCTGGTTATTATCCGGGTTTGAACCTCACTGAACTGATTACACTATTTGCAGGATTATACAATCGTACCATTAATCCATTGGAATTACTGGACAGGGTAAATCTGCGCGACAAAGCAAAAAACAAGTTTAAAGAGCTGAGTGGTGGTCAAAAACAACGTTTTTCCATTGCCACCACGTTGATTAACGAGCCTAAGATCATTTTCCTGGATGAGCCTACCACCGGATTGGATCCCCAGGCCAGGCGTAATTTATGGGAGCTGATCAGGGAAATTCGCCAAAAAGGTACTACCGTAATTATCACCACCCACTACATGGATGAAGCAGAAATTTTGTGCGACAGGGTAGCAATTGTAGATAGTGGCAAAATCATTGCTTTAAACACACCGGATCAATTGATAGATGAACTGGTGGCCACGGGTTTTGAGCGTCCGAAAGAAGTGAAGAAGGCCAACCTGGAAGATGTGTTTATTCACATGACCGGTAAAGAGCTGAGAGGTGAGTAA
- a CDS encoding FKBP-type peptidyl-prolyl cis-trans isomerase: MKAEKAAENLKAGEAFLEQNKQRPGVVALPSGLQYEILTEGTGPKPSATSNVHCHYHGTMIDGTVFDSSVQRGQSISFGLNQVIKGWTEGLQLMPTGSKFRFFIPPHLAYGDRQVSAVIGANSTLIFDVELISFK; this comes from the coding sequence ATGAAAGCAGAAAAAGCAGCAGAAAACCTGAAAGCAGGTGAGGCGTTTTTAGAGCAAAACAAACAAAGACCAGGTGTGGTAGCTTTACCCAGTGGTTTACAATACGAAATATTAACGGAAGGCACTGGTCCTAAGCCATCTGCTACCAGCAATGTTCATTGTCACTATCATGGCACTATGATCGACGGTACCGTGTTTGATAGCTCTGTACAAAGAGGTCAGTCTATTAGCTTTGGTTTAAACCAGGTGATCAAAGGCTGGACCGAAGGTTTGCAGTTAATGCCTACCGGTAGCAAATTCCGCTTCTTTATTCCTCCTCACCTGGCTTATGGCGACAGGCAGGTAAGCGCGGTAATTGGCGCTAACAGCACTTTGATTTTTGATGTGGAATTGATCAGCTTTAAATAA